GCGCATCGCGCTTGCATGACCTCCGCGCGCAGGCTTCAATGGCGCGGGGGTATTTGGAATGCAGTCATCGCTTTGCTCATTTGGCCGCTTGGCCGGTTTTGTTTTTCTCGTTGCGTCGAGCAGCACGCTGCTGCCGCACGCGGCCCGGGCGGATCGTTGCGACGACGTTGCCAAGGAACTGAAGAACGGCATCGACGGCATCAAGATCGGACAGACCGCGGCGGGCACGGTCTATCTCGCTCATCCCAAGGCGCGCGAGATCACGCTCGGCTGCTCATCGAAGAATGTCAGCAATCAATTGTTCGGAAAATCCGAGCGCAAGCCGACGCCGGCCTTCATCGAGCTGATGGCGAGCGCAGCGGCGATCGTTTTCACGTTGCCGAAGGACGACATGCAGCGCGGCGTCACACGCTGTTACCGCCGGCTCGGAATCTTCCGCGGCGACGACGTCGCCAGCCGCTACCGCCGGCTCGACATGCGCTGCGCCCGAACCAAGACCGAGTCCTCGATCACGATCAGCCGCAGCAAGGACCAATAGGCCGGGGGTGACGCGACAGCCTTGCGGTTTCTGCGCCGGCGGCAGCGACCCGTTCACTATTCGCCGCGCCACCGACAGTTGCAGACAATTCGAACGATCTGCTTGACGAAGTTTTCGTGAGCGATGGCCACGCTTGTCGCAACACCAAGCGAGGAGCTGGACCATGTCCGTTTCGAGCGTTTCGTCGTCATCGCCGCCGCCCTCACCGCCGCCGATCTCGACCGAGACGACCAAGCCGCAGACCCAAGACACGCAGGCGCGCAACCAGACGCAGCAGAGCCAGGCCGTGAATCCCGCCAAGACCGGCGACGAGGCGGCCGCGGAGAAGCAGGCCTCGCGTCCGCCGCTGCCGCCCGGCCAGGGCACCCGCGTCGACATTCTCGCCTGACGATCCCACACCCTCAGGCCAACTTCGTATAGCGGCGGCGCCTCAGGCGCCTGCCGCTATACGTGTGAGCTGGGCCGTGGCGGCGCGGCGATCCACGTGGTTTCAGCTCACGCGCGGCTCGTTCGGGCGAGGCGTTACAGGTCTCTCGACACCCACTTCCCGTGCGGCCGCCCCTCCCCCCGTGAAGAACGGGGAGAGGGAGCGCAGCGCCGACGAGGCGCCGGCGAGGCTCTCAGATGAGCACGCTCACTCCAGCACGACTGCACGCCCTCAGCCCTCACGCATCCAGCGCCTTGTAGTGGCGGAAGATGCCGTCTTCATTGAAGGGGATGCGGCGGTCGCTGGCCAGATAGGCCGAGATGTTCGGCCTGGCGGCGACGCGGTCGTGCAGCGCGACGAGGCCGGGAATGTTGCGCTCGAATGCCGTCATGCGGTGGGGAAACGCGTAGCGCAGTCCGGCGACGATCTGGAACAGCGACAGGTCGACGTAAGTGAGCCGGCGCCCCGTGACATAGGTGCCGCCGCTGTTCGCCAGGAGCCGTTCGAAATAGCCGAGGAATTTCGGTACCCGCTCGTTCCAGAACTCGGCGGCGCGCTTCCTGGCCGGCGCGCGCTGGTCCTCGTAGTACAGCGTCGGCCCGAGCGGATGGTGGGTGTCGTGGATCTCGACGACGAAGTCGGAGATCGTCAGTTGCAGCTGATGCAGCCAGGATTGCCCCGCCTCGGCCTTCGGGGCGAGGCCATGGCGGGGGCCGAGGAACAGCAGGATGTTGGCGGTCTGGCCGATGACGCGGCGGCCCGCTCTCAAGAACGGCGGCGCGAAGGGCGGCGTGTCGCTGACCGCCTCCATCATCGCCGTCATCGTACCGATGCCGTCCTCGCGCACGACGTCGCGATAGGCGGCGCCCGCCTCCTCCAGCGCGAGCCGCACATATTCGCCCCTGCCCTGGATCATCGGCCAGTAATACAGCTCATAACGCATGGGCCCATCCTCGTTGCCTGTTCATCGCGGCACGCCACTATAACCACGCGCAAAGCAAAAGCGCCGCGGATTGCTCCGCGGCGCCCGATGAGGATCTCAAGTCAGGCTCAGCTGACCTGCTGGATTCCCGACAGCTGCCAATCGGCGCCGGCGTGGCGCAGGAAGGTCCAGATCTCCGTGACCTCCTGCGGCTGGTCGGAGCCGTCGACCACGCGGCCCGAGGCGCGCTCGATGGTCTTGTCGGCCAAGGTGAAGCGCATCGCGACCGTGGCATAGTCGGCGCCATTCTCGCGCCAGGCTTCGGCGAGGTCACCCTGCAGCAGCTTCACGGCACTGACCTTGTTGACCACACCGCGGGCCTGGTTCTGCTCGAGATCGCGCTCGAAATACGAGGCCATCTCGGGCGTCGACAGCAGCCGCAGGCGGCCGACATCCTCGTTCGACCAGGCGGACTGGATCTCGCCGAGCAGCCGCTCGAACGCCTCGTAGTCGGCCGGCAGGATCTGCAGCGGCGGCGTGTTGCTGCCACCGCCGAAGCCGCCGAAACCACCAAGGCCGCTGAGGCCCGACCGCAAGCTCGGCTGGCCGTCGGTGGGCGTCGGCGCCGGGCCGGCGGCATAGGCCGGCTGGTTGCGGCGCTGCCACCAGGCCATCCCCATGCGCACCAGGAACACCACCAGCAGGACCTGGAGGATCAGGCCGATGATCGAAGCGAAGCCGCCCAGCCCGGAGAACAACCCGCCGCCGAACAGCATGCCGAACAGGCCGGCGCCGAGGAAGCCGGCAGCGAGGCCGCCCAGCAGGCCACCGGCGCGACCGCCGAACAGCCCGCCGCGGGAGGGCGCAGCCGTGTTGAAGCCGCCGGGCTGGCCCGGCTGGGTGATGGTGCGGTTGAACTGCGACGCCGATCCCGGCGCGGTGGCGGTCGGAGGCGGCGCGGAGAAGGTACGCGTGCCGCGGGAGCCCGAGCTGGAGCCGCCGCCGATCCGGGCGTCGGCCGCCGAGACGGCGAGCACCGTCGGCAGCGCCAGTGAAAGGGCCACGGCCATCGCCTTGAGGAGGCCGCTTTTGCGCTGCATGAAGCTCATCTGTGTTTCCCATAACTCCCCGGAATGGGGATGCCTGTAAGATGGGCACAACCCGCGAAAAGGGAAGGCGGCACGAGGCCGCGCGGCTGCGGCGCGGGGTCGCGGGATGAACGCGCCCGGCCGGCTTGCCAAGGAATTTGCCAAGGAACTCCGGTAACCTATTGCGGCGCCATGGTTTCCTTGACCGCCGCCACGAGCTGGCTGAGCGTGAAGGGCTTTGGCAGGAACGCGAACTGCTGGTTCTCCGGCAGGCTCTTCTCGAACGCATCCTCGGCATAGCCCGAGACGAAGATGATCTTGATCTCCGGATTGCGCTCGCGCATCGCTTTGAGCAGCGTCGGCCCGTCCATCTCCGGCATCACGACGTCGGACACCACGAGATCGAGCACGCCGTCGCACTCGTCCAGCGCCTCCATCGCCTCGACGCCGTTCGACGCCTCGATCACGCTGTAGCCGCGCGAGCGCAGGCCGCGCGCGTTCAGCGCCCGCAGGCCCTCCTCGTCCTCGACCAGCAGGATGGTGCCCTGCCCGGTCAGGTCCGCGCGCGGCTTCGACGCTTCCGCGACGGCCGGCTCCTTGGCGGCGCCGTTGGCCGCGTGCGGTTCGGCCTGGACCTCCGGCACGACGATGTGCCGCGGCAAGAAGATCTGGAACGAAGTCCCCTTGCCGACCTCGCTGTCGACGTAGATGAAGCCGCC
This region of Bradyrhizobium sp. SZCCHNS1050 genomic DNA includes:
- a CDS encoding glutathione S-transferase, coding for MRYELYYWPMIQGRGEYVRLALEEAGAAYRDVVREDGIGTMTAMMEAVSDTPPFAPPFLRAGRRVIGQTANILLFLGPRHGLAPKAEAGQSWLHQLQLTISDFVVEIHDTHHPLGPTLYYEDQRAPARKRAAEFWNERVPKFLGYFERLLANSGGTYVTGRRLTYVDLSLFQIVAGLRYAFPHRMTAFERNIPGLVALHDRVAARPNISAYLASDRRIPFNEDGIFRHYKALDA
- a CDS encoding Tim44 domain-containing protein translates to MQRKSGLLKAMAVALSLALPTVLAVSAADARIGGGSSSGSRGTRTFSAPPPTATAPGSASQFNRTITQPGQPGGFNTAAPSRGGLFGGRAGGLLGGLAAGFLGAGLFGMLFGGGLFSGLGGFASIIGLILQVLLVVFLVRMGMAWWQRRNQPAYAAGPAPTPTDGQPSLRSGLSGLGGFGGFGGGSNTPPLQILPADYEAFERLLGEIQSAWSNEDVGRLRLLSTPEMASYFERDLEQNQARGVVNKVSAVKLLQGDLAEAWRENGADYATVAMRFTLADKTIERASGRVVDGSDQPQEVTEIWTFLRHAGADWQLSGIQQVS